The Platichthys flesus chromosome 10, fPlaFle2.1, whole genome shotgun sequence genome includes a window with the following:
- the ypel5 gene encoding protein yippee-like 5, protein MGRIFLDHIGGTRLFSCANCDTILTNRSELISTRFTGATGRAFLFNKVVNLQYSEVQDRVMLTGRHMVRDVSCKNCNSKLGWIYEFATEDSQRYKEGRVILERALVRESEGFEEHVPSDTS, encoded by the exons ATGGGGCGTATCTTCCTGGACCACATTGGCGGAACACGCCTCTTCTCCTGCGCCAACTGCGACACCATCCTGACGAATCGCTCTGAGCTCATCTCGACGCGTTTCACAGGAGCCACAGGCCGAGCGTTCCTCTTCAACAAG GTGGTGAACCTGCAGTACAGCGAGGTCCAGGACAGGGTGATGCTCACCGGCCGGCACATGGTGAGGGACGTCAGCTGCAAGAACTGCAACAGCAAGCTGGGCTGGATCTACGAGTTTGCGACCGAGGACAGTCAGCGGTACAAGGAGGGGCGCGTCATCCTGGAGAGGGCGCTGGTTCGGGAGAGCGAGGGCTTCGAGGAGCACGTCCCCTCCGACACCTCATGA